The window atattcatAAGAATGGACAGAGATGAGAGCCACTTTGACAGGCAATTTGCCTTGGCAAAAGTTTTGGCTTATTGCGGTCACTATTCTAATTTAAATGCAAGTCgaaagttaaaagaaaatttgtcagCTGCAAAAGAATTTAGCTTATTGAAATTGCAGTAGAGtaaaaaactttattaaaatgtAAGCAAAATGTTTGTTTACGATCCCAAGATATTTTATGATGAAGATATgacttttttaatatattaaaagcCATCCAAGACTTACAGAATGTCCTAATCATTTAACATAGGATATACCTACTTCTTCATAACCATCTAGTCAAGAGAATGGCTGCAAGGCTTtgataaaattaaagaaatatgGTACccaattttctaaaattttcttttcaccAAAAATGAATTTTGGCAACCTTACAATTTGCTTTAAAAGTTGTCCCCAAATCGACTTCAATTAGGGTCTGCAGTTCCATGTGTATGGTATCCATGTCCACCCAGCAATTTCATAATAATATTCTTTAACTTTAAAACTTTGAAATTGAGCAACCCAAAACTGTCAAAAGTTATGAATTTgcctgacacacacacaaatgcacaaaaaaaGGGCAACCAACTGGCttgcaattaaaataaagttgGTAAATGGGTAGGTAGGTACAGTTGCTGCTATAAAATGTAGCCTGGAGCTATGCCTTAGGCATCGCAGATAAATCATATGAATTTATTATGATGATGGCATAAATCACAGGGCCATATATAAAATTTGCACCATGTCGTATTCActattttttcttctccttctctcCTGCCTATCTCGGTCTTTCGCTCTAAATCTCAGACTCTGTCTATCCTTGTCGCggtcattatacccttgcaggaAGAGTGCATTAACTTTGTTGAAAAGATTTAAGTGGAATTGCTTACAATGGGACGATTCAAAATTGAAAAGTTGTCTGCAGCTTTGATAACATAATAACAAGATAAAGGTATATCTTTCTAAAAGTGACGTGTTCGTCTCTGAATGGATTTTAGAAATATTCCAAGTCGAAGAGCTTTATATCGGTTTGTGCTTCTATTAGATTACCAACCTTTTTCATTCATCTAAATCTGATTTCCCTATGAAGAGTATGCAAACTTCATCATTGGCAAAATTTCGATCCTTCCTTCTGGTGTTTGGTTATGTTAGCTCTGGGAGGGATTGGCATTGTTTTCGTTGTCTAAACGCCGCAAAATATGCAATGCAAGCGCACCAGTTGACAACTCTGAACCAAAAATCCTGTCAACATTTGGCCAGTTTACAAAATGCACCGCTGCGGCATAATTTTCAAAACGTTCTCCGTGCACAAAACGAACAAACCGAATCCCTTACCCATTCTCCCTTCCATCCTTTCATTCATCTCTCTTCTGTGGGCAGTCACTGCTCAAAAATCACTaaacattttcattattttcttgtttttatgcTTTCGCCTGGGTCAGCTGGTCTCTGGGCGgtttttgcaatttgtttttactatcctgtttacatttttgttgttgttgttgttgttggtgtttttatTTGGCGGCTGTGACATTTCATTGCCGCCCAAAAACAACGCTCTCACGAGCTATATAAATATGCATGTTAATATTGCCCTTGAGTCACAAATTCAGCAATGAAATTAACCCACCCAAAACGCAGCTCCACcctgtgattttttttttgccctttGCATTCATCATAGGACCATTTTTcatatgagtgtgtgtgtgtgtgtgtgtgtgtgtgtgtgtgtgtgtgtgtgtgtggttgtatGTGCATCCATTATGGGAATTGCGGGTGTTGCCAGGATTGTAATGTAATGAATTATGAATTTCATGATGTAGTTTTGTTTAGGGACTTGTTTATTCTCAATGATCAGGGCTTAATTATATGTAAATATCTCTAAATTGTGCATTGCCAAATCATGAATGATTGGCAGccatatttttttgaaaagcaatggaattttaatttcaactttgaatttgttttaaaaaaagaaaaattcacaTACAATTCAGATGTGTGTTAAAGGCAAATTGTAAGCTTTATAAAGTTATAAGTTCGAGGTGGTCTTCTTAGTTTTTCGACAGCCCTTTGGAAGGATATTCATCTAGGCCGATTTCTAACAAAATCTCacaaaattattgtttttaaatatatgaatataaatatacaagatcaagattgaaaaaaaaacacttttttgtTAGAAATGTATCCttataattcttttttaatgaTTAGACTTTGTtttaaagaatataaaaatgtaaaagaaaGTGCAGCATAAAATCGAAAATTGAAGTACATATTTTTCTCTTCATTAGAATTAAAAGACTTAAATTTTTTAGAAGAACAttgatttatattattttttttgggcttaaatttgatttgctttaattgaatttttatttaattgaaaagttgtttttgtgattttcgTTTGGATGCAGAAGCAaattatgcatataaattttcattctGCCTAACATCAAAACTTTGCTCCTGAGCCAAAAAGTTTTCGtatgtcgttgttgttgttgttgttcactTGGCGGGGAAACAAACCAAACGCAAAACTGAGAAACAATTttagcaaacaaaaatatatgtatgtaatttccatagcatacttttgggagcatttcaaaaatttatgcGGTCAGTGACTGGCGCGTGTCGTTTGTAGTATCCATTTATGCTCTttaggtttctttttttttttgctgtgttTTTCTGCTGCCGACTTTTCaactttcaaatttgttcGTTTTAACATTAAAGTGGGCATTAAATCGTCTCGAATGGCCAAGTGTTGAAACGGTTGACTCAAAATGTTAGTCTAAAAAACTATCATAATCATTATAGACTTTACTTTGCATATTTTAGTTAATCATATGCCATTTACATTTCTATTTATTTGCCTTGCAATTTCTCGACAATGATGGCGCGTGTGAAGCAAGAGGATGTGTTGCATATTTGAGGGCGCTTACGTGCTGGCAAAAAGTGCAATGTCTGTCACACATCATGCATGCCGTTTTTGAGGAGAGTCTGATTGTTTCAAGTGTCAGACAgcaacacagcacctacaacaACTCGGTAACAATTGATTGCATTTGCGTCTGGTGTTAGCAACCACGCCCAATTCAAACAATGTCGTTGACATGACAAGTGGGCAGACATCCACCCACGAGGTGGCCCTCTGCTAATGCCTAAAAATCTGTAGAGCCCTTGGACTTGGTTGCCACTCCTGAGCGAGTCAGGCATTCAGTTTTTGGCATTGTGTTGCAATTTCACCTGGAGACTCCCATCCGGCAGCATCCGGCAAATAGTCAAACAATGACAGTTTAGTACTGAGGACGTCCTTCAACGATTTGCCAAGTGTGTGAGTGATAATCACTGCACCACTTTGAGACTACAAATATTGACTATTTTGCATATTGATTGGCCTTTTAGGTTTCACTAGACTTTGTTTCCATCCAGCCGAGCGACTCTGTCTGCTCCTCGACACCTCATCAACTTGTTGACACTTTAACATCAACTTTAGCTGGAGCGTCACATCACTGGCAATcacttttgtttctttaaattCTTCGTCTCATATAAGTACAacattttcatatatatatatgtccatatatacatatgtatgtgtataaagctatgtaaaatatttcatGCTCTGCGTTGTGCGTCGACGTCGTTTGACATTGTagaaattgcttttaattaaaatgctcTGAGCGCAAAAACAGGATCCAGCATCTATATAGGAGACAAACAATGTGATGGCCTCTAGGGTGCCAcgtttttttcctttcgtACATAACATAAAGTGCCTACGTATATGTAATTTACTATAACCTATGGCACAGTTGACGAAAAGTCGGAAAAACGTTGATGTGAGATTCAAAGACTCGAAACTATTTATACCATGTGTCTACAAGGTAAAAAGTTTAATAAAAGCCACAGAATATTTGTACAAAAATATAGATCTAAAGTAGTATAAGAAGTTTGCCACAGACACATgacatttattaaattctcatggttttttcatatttatttttatttattcatttttagAGACGAATGAATAATTCTTTGCTATTCCATTCTTAACTACCAACGTATGTGAGGGGATCTGTAATTGAGTGGACTCTGCAATGCAACTGAGAGAATTTTTAATTGTAGTTTTAttgaataaacaaaatttatgactTGTGATGATGTTTTAAATTGTcttaataaaatttcaatttgttaaaATAAAGTTACCTTAACAAATGAACTTATTAACATGTCATTAGTGTTTATAAAGTTTGATATAATAATACAGTCAGATTATGTTTCCTCTTCCAGGGCGTTCCAAAATACACGATAAAGTAAAAGGTTTTCAAATTATGATTAAGGATACACATAAATCTCCCATAAAGGTAGTTTTTTGGAGATGTCCTGGAAATTTCTTGTATCCATTTGCTCAATACCAGCAGCTTGGATGTGACAatgacaaacaaaacaaattgttttctCCTGCATTTGTAGAGAATTTAATTAGAAATAAGGTTTACACTTCAGAATGTTAAAGAATATATCAAAGTCGGCAACTTGACTTAACTTACTGtgcgtttttctttttccttctccctttaagttagtttagtttttcgacttgcatttttgcatttttttttcgtctccATTTGGCTGGGCTTTCATCCCCATgcaatttatgcaaattagtTTGCATCTGTGTCTGGAAATTAACTTCAGCTTAATGAATTAATTGTGCTAGAGAGTTAGTCGGAGTGGGAGTGGAATTCTTAGTGGAAAAGCAACCATCTCTATCAATTTCAACTCCAATTCATTCCCTTGCCATTTAGAAATAACTACAAAAGATAAAGAGCACGGGAGTGAGGcaaaaaagtaaagtaaaatccGCTTAGCAATCTTATAATTAGCTattcgtgttgttgttgtcgtcgacAAGATTGTAGGTGTCATATTCTACACTCACGCTCGTCTAGAAAAACCAGAGCTCTGGTCTCTCTCTAGGACTTATTGATTGCATAATCTTTAAAGCTTACCCAAAGCGACAGCAGGCAAAgaacaaacgaaacgaaaagccaacaacaacaacaacaagagaaacaaaaaaaaatcaatgaaaataaATCACCCAAAAATTCATGTGCCAGACTCTCGTTGTCCAATGTCGACAACAAATCCGGTCAGAGTCGTTTGTCCATTGACGCCATTCGATCCTAATCGCATCGTTAAATTGATTAATTTCTTTGTTTGTGGACTAGGCGACGATTGAGTCTCTGGCTCTCGATGGTTTTGTAGGTGGATCACTGCAAAATCTAATTATCTAGAATAAATGAACTACCAGCAACTActaacaaatacatacatctacatacatatatgtatacctttTATGTATGCACATCGAAATCATGAAATCTACCAAAACCTCAGAACACATCATAGTTATTAGTAGTAGTAAAGTAAAGTGTTTAATATATCGTATCAACATTTGAAATAATAGGAATCCACAATACCAtaagttttttatattaaatagcATGCTAAGAAGTTACACGCAGCAAACGTATTTCAATAATGTTTATATCTATGTAGCTATGgatatataataattaaatatgcTTTCAAAATAATGAGTAAGAGTACTAGTAAAAACTAACACATATATTTTCCCTACTAAGACAGAACGTTGCTCTTACTGATATCTTCAATTTAAAGTCATTGTTTTTTCTGCTCTTCATTCACTTTgaatttcaaatgcaaattttgaTAGATTATcgtgattttgttgtttgtcaTTGTCACAATTGATGCCAGACAAAAGGCAACGTAATGGATTATGGATATGATATTTTTGTACCATGTCAATTTGCTACACGTTATTTGTCCGCTCAAATTTGTAGAATGCGGAAAGGTGATTATACGCTTTGATATTGAATTGGTTTATTTTGATCGATACAATAAATTCTGGAAATATTAACGCTTAATTGGCTTAAACAAGTTGGCcgaaagaaggaaaaaacaacaaacaagaaatTCATAGAATTAGTTCCTGTTCGAGATGCCATGGAAAGTTTTGCCATTGAAGTTTTCAACTTAAAGTCGAAGTCATAGAAAACATTTTACTTTGGAAACCTTGACTGTATTTCCATTTCAATGGGTTGCTCAATGAccatacccacacacacacacacacacacacaaagagagagagagacacgcCACCAAAATGTTAAGGTATTTGTGTgatttttgtgtaaattgtCTGTGGAAGTAGGAACCAAATGCATTTGCATCCTTCTCGTTTCGCAGAAAGGACCCTGGCCCCAAAAAAAACTCAGCCAACCAATCCATTGCCATACCCAATCCCCCAATCGCCTCACCTCCCCGacacttttcactttttcacGCCACTTTCTGTGATTTCATATTGCTTAGTATACGAACCACCCACTATCATGTGCCGCCCCTTTGCACCTGCCACCCATCACCATCTTCTCATTCCCTCTTCCtgtctcacacacacacacacatacacacgttGCTCATTTTACTAGCTAAAAATGCATTTCCTGTCAAGTGTAAAAAGGAAATGATGTGATGCTCTCGAGCTTTAACGTGCAATCAATCATTGCCGTATCTCTCCTAGGAGCCAGGGCCACACGACCCTCACCTCATGTTCACCTAATCCACCCCCTTCCCAACAATCCTTCCTCTCCCCCTGTGTTTCACTTGTGTGAGTTGGTCTTTTTTTCCACAGCCTTTTGCGGTGGCAAAAGTCAACGAAAACGAGTTTATTAAGCCGGGCAAATAGTGTTAAGTATTTGTCAAATGACAAAGTTCCATAGGTTCGTTTTGCGGGTCGGCGGGTTTTTCTATACCTATAGGTATGAGTATGCGTTTGTATGTATGCGTGCTCAATGCGCTACATTTAATTTCGATTACTTTGCCGGCAATGTAAATTTCCGTTGGATGCGTTTCTTCTGTATGCATGGGTTTGATGTGCAATTTCCGTCTTTGGCGGTCTTCCTGGAGTTCAAATACGCTTAGAGATTAATGTAAAAATGATTTGAACAGTTTGTTGAATGGTGCATTGTATTTTTGAGCATGtttcatatgaaaatttattaagggCGATCACAAGAGACATGAAACTTAAGAGAATTAAGATCAACTTGTGCATAATAACATCTTTAAATGTATTGAATGCGCTTTCATCTGTAGATACAGCAAACCAAAGTAGTGCAATTTCTAAGTCAATCCATTCCATTAATCAAGGAGTGATTTAAACCAGTTCATAAAATCTTATTTGGATATACTTATAAACAAGTAActcaatataatttaattttatagaCAAAAATGCTTagtgttaaaaataaaaacgttGTTTTACCTTTCTAGGGATTCATTGGCTTGGCACAAGTCTGTTTGTGCCCTTCACTGTTTAACCAAATTTTCAAGTTCAAGCATGTGACTGAAATGGCTTGGCTTCCTTTGGGCCGATTAGGGGCGGATTCAAAAATGTGAAGGGAAAACATTTGAACCTTTGTACTTTGAACCTTTCAGTACTAATTAGTAAGTGATCAGAATTATCTGAATACTTCTTAAATGAATTTGTTGAACTGTATGAACGAATGTTTTATATTATTGGAATAAATGAagcataataaataataatatcgATCCTTTTTGTATGAAATGTTCATCATGTAATTGAAATGATTTGTCCTCGTTGTTTTTCAACGCCTTATGAGCTcacctatgtatatacatatattccgGTCCTGTTTTTGACTGTATTATAGCCTAGCGCACACTTGATGATTATGCAGACATATCTTTGCGAATTCCtatcacttttgtttttgtctgcCTACGCATCTTGATGGGTCTGAAGGTACGTGTCTTGCAGGCATAATTGGCCATTTACGGTTGGGCATCAACAACCTCCATTTCTGAGTGGACACAATGCCTATAAACACTTTACGCACTTTCAAttatttgtttctcttttttgagAAGTCATTGAACGAGACGATCGTCTCTGCCCCAGACAATTGCCGCTCTGTATGTAGCGGACAATGAAGAATTCCTTGAGACATTATAAAGTCATTTAATTATACTATACTACATTGATTTTAGACACTCGAATGAGTTGACAATATTTTCGGTTTGCCCTACCCCAATGGGTATTGGAAGTATTAGAAAAAAGTGTGTGTTTGGGCCTCAACCTTCGGTTCTTTCTATGGCAATTGAAGTCTATATATTTCCAATTAGGGTTGGAATTTTGTTTTGGTATGCCTAAGGTTTAAGCCTTCTCGAAGGCCTGCATCCCATGGCTGAGTTAAAACAAGTTCTCAATGTTGGCGTTATTCAATCAATCCTTTTAGCCCACCAAATCATATTATGTAAATTGTGTGAATTAATTTGAAGCAAATTGTCACATTATTATCATACATTGATTGGCTTTTTGAAATTGTGTTAAGAGTTTAAAATTTACCCAGCGGCAAAATATTTGTGAAAATGACTTGTAGTTTGAGCCTAAGattattgttatatttataagtattGCAAACGATTTCAATGTAATATAAATGTCTTAAGGCAGTAATTCACTTATTTTTATCTTCCTAATGGTCTTACGCTGCATTACATAGAGTAAGGTATATGAGTAAGGTATATGATCCTACGATCATCTCTCAACCCAAGCTTTAACGATCTTTAGCTTTAAAATTATGTATAAACGTACATAGTTCTATATGAATAGTTTTACTACACGTATTTTATCATTAGTTATACATGTAAGAATCAAAGATATTTTCTTTAACGTTAAGCCTTGACTCCCATATTTCTAAAAACAAAGGCTTGACTGATCTTACAAATCTCATCCGAAGGTCGTTTATTTATTAATGACATCTATTAATATATCAGTGCAAGGATCTGTGGTCCATATAAAATACTTACGAAAACGtggaatttcattttattcccCATATTTTGGGTGAACCCAATATTAGCATCCCACGATGTTTGCAAAAAATTATTTCGAAATTTTCAATAGAAATGAGTAAACTCAGCAAGTATGCATGTGGGACATGGACAAGCAGTCCCTTTGCCCTGCATTCAAGCCATTCAAAACGGCGAGCactaataaattttctaaaaagcaccaaaaaacaaaaccgaaactacaaaaggaaaagaaaaaaaaaccaaaaaaaaaactgaaaaatcaTGCAGTAAATGAAGCAAACGCCGCTGACATACAAACGACAGTCAAAATGAAGCCAAAAGGTGTTGACAACAAGACCGACAAGTCACCTACCTAAATGCCCATCATCAAGAGAGCAATGGAGGAGAAGCGGGAGTAGGAGTGGAACTGGAACTGGAGGCACTGGCCAAGTCTGCAATGAGTTGTGTAAAAACTTTGACAATTTTGCGCCccatttgaaaatgaaattttttgggTTATTTTCAAGTGCAAAACTGAAAAATGGGTTGTAATGAAGCTGAGAGTTGAGCCAAGTCGCCACTCGGCTCCATTTTGGGTGTGGAGTTTGCTGATTTGACAATTGTCaagttaattaaataataCCCAAAAGGCAATTAATTATGCTATTATCGAATAGGCCTACAAGGAAGCGCCAAACGCGACAAGACAATGCTGAACttgaaaattgaaatcgaaaccAATTCACAGCGAAACCAAAGCACTgaaaattcaaaacaaaaccagTTTGTCACTTTACGTTGACAATTGTCAAATTGTCAACTGGCATCTAAgagatacattttttttttgtacttattACCGGTTTGCCATAGCCCCATCCATTGGCCGCTCTTGATGGTGTGGGCGAAaacttcttttttgttgtctgatttttttcttttgggctAATTCTGGGCACACGCCCGCTCCATATATAAAATGACATGCTATTGGCTTGGACCGTATCATTAACTCAAAGTTGCTCATTGGGCCAAGTGCCGAGGACTACAAAATCCGCAGTTGAATTACCGTTAGCGGCTTAATAAACGCGTCGTGCTAAGTtcgaaaatttaataaaaaaaaaaacaaaaatatggcAATCAAAGTAAGTGATGACAGAAAAAATTATGTGGATTGgtgcaaaaagaaagaacaaaGGACATGATAACGAATGAACCAAATatttacaacaacaattgtAATATTGGAATAGCAAGGATCAAGCTATAAATTGTTAAGTGTTAAAGTGACTCAAAATGCATGAAACTTAAAGTTACATTGTGTCCAGTTGTTGCCACATTTATGTGATATATGTATGAGACAAAGTCtaaacttaaattaaatatttcagGATAGCATTCGAAAATCCACTTTCGAATAACTATTCAAAACCGCAAAGTGTTTGTAGATGTTTACACATCTAAGCTTGACGTTCAACTTTTTCTCTTTGattgaaataattaaaaaaattaggTCCTTAAGTTTACAAAACCTGTTCGAAAACACAATAAACGTCCTATGGTATGCAGCAGTAATTTTAAATTCCGCGAGTAATTCCAATTGATAAAAAAGTCTTAACTAatcattaattaaattaaaacacaatacatacaacaaaagttgttataaaatttgtttagctACATATTTTCTACTTCAGTGttaaactttattattttgaattgtCGAATTTCAGCTATTAAATTTTGGATGGCCTCCTTAGCCcctttttcagttttttcgtGACTTGTAATTAGAAATTCCATTTAGGCGTTTGACTTGCTTTGATGACAAAAATTAGGTACCTACTCCCCCCGCCCGCCTCTCACCAGCTGCTAATTCATTTCTAATTACTTTCTCAACTAGTTTACCATTTTATCAGAATTTTGTGATTTTAAATTaccttttttattattattttttacaGTTTGTTTCTGTTGTAACGCTGATGGCGTTGATTGGTGGTTCAATGGCTGGCTTTGCGGCCACCTATGCAGGTTACCATCCGACGACTTATCAAGTGGCTCCTGCAGTGTATCATGCGGCACCAGCAATTGCTGCTCCGGCTGTGTACCAACAGGCAGCTGCTCCCATTTACACCAAGTCCTATGCCCTGCCTTCGCCATTTGTGAAGGCTGTTGCTCCAGTGGCTCCTGTGTATAAGACCTATGCCGCTCCAGTGGCTCCGTTCGTGAAGACCTATGCCGCAGCCGTTCCTGCTCCAGTTGCTCCATTGGTGAAGACCTATGCCGCTGCCATTCCGGCTCCAGTTGTGGCTGCAGCTCCTCTGCCTGCTGTGGTGAAAACCGTTGCTGCTCCCATTGTCAAGCAAATCGAATTGGAATCGGCACCTCGTTATGACTTCTCATATGGTGTGCATGACTCCCTAACTGGTGACATTAAGAGTCAGGTGGAGAGTCGCAATGGTGGCAATGTTGTTGGATCATACAGCGTCCTGGATGCCGATGGTTTCAAGCGCACTGTGACATATACAGCAGACGATATCAATGGTTTCAATGCTGTCGTTCAACGTGAACCCGTGGTCCGTGCTGCCGTTGTTGCTCCTGTGGCTTCTGCCGTACCTGTATCTGTTCCCGTGGCCGCCCCAGTTACCAGTTTACCAGCTGCTCTCCCTGCTCCCATCTACTAcccgcaacaacaacaacaacagttttTCCAAccccaacagcaacaaatcaATGTTGAGCAGCAAAGTGAAGTTGTTGAGGCTCCTGAGCCGACTCCCATTGACTACACAGAGGGTCAagatcaacagcagcaacaccaagAGTATCCACAGGATCAGCAATTCCCCCCTTACCCGTCTGCCACCCCGGCTCCTTCAGCTGACAGCGACGACTCGGATGTTGTTGAGGCACGATCTGCTCTGGAGTCGAGCACATCGACCACTGCTGCTCCGGCGCCAGTCAACGAGGAGAACAAAGACGAAGACAATGACAAGAAGTCGGCCTAGAATTGTGATTGAACTTTTTTGACTATATACCAggataaaatattaaaatcaaataaaagttatacaaattgaaaaatttgctttggtttttatttttcttacaATTAAGAAAACGACATTTAAAAACTCCTATAGATGGTATAATGAAATTGGTCAGGGTCCGTCTGTATATTTCcatataacttttttttatttaagaagTTAATATGAATCAGAAAGCTTCTTTATGATCGCCaagcaaaacattttttatattcaTAAAAGTTACATGAATGTTTTGCAAAAGCATTAAAAATACgtaatacaaatttaaattcgAAGTACTTTGTTAATTCGGCGAGATTTGGACACAAGATGCATCCATCCTAAAATCCATATATATTATTCACTTACGATAGtattcttatttatttattatttctattcatttattcaattatgCCAACATGTTTCATAAGAAAGTAAAACAGCTTAGCTAAGACATGAACCTCAGACCACGTTAATGACaagtgatgatgatgataactttgttaaatatttttagagTTTCTATTAGATTGGCTTagtaattttcaaaaatttattttgcgttTTTATTGAGTTGAAAGAAATTTAAAGCACAAGAGATTTCAAAACTGATTTGCAGATTCAGCCAAATGGTTGGTGTCTTTGCTGAACGTGTGTGGATTgtgtttaaatgaaaaaagaagtaagtaaaatcgtctcgccgacttatgTATGGTAACAttagtaaaacaaatatttcaaatttattaaacaaatgcattttcacatgctttttacaagcatatcttagtatttcgctcactcaagcataaGTACGGGCACCCTAGCGCaaccaccagccaacggccaactccggccatATTGAAAAACGTTA is drawn from Drosophila willistoni isolate 14030-0811.24 chromosome 2R unlocalized genomic scaffold, UCI_dwil_1.1 Seg167, whole genome shotgun sequence and contains these coding sequences:
- the LOC6651864 gene encoding uncharacterized protein LOC6651864 is translated as MHAVFEESLIVSSVRQQHSTYNNSFVSVVTLMALIGGSMAGFAATYAGYHPTTYQVAPAVYHAAPAIAAPAVYQQAAAPIYTKSYALPSPFVKAVAPVAPVYKTYAAPVAPFVKTYAAAVPAPVAPLVKTYAAAIPAPVVAAAPLPAVVKTVAAPIVKQIELESAPRYDFSYGVHDSLTGDIKSQVESRNGGNVVGSYSVLDADGFKRTVTYTADDINGFNAVVQREPVVRAAVVAPVASAVPVSVPVAAPVTSLPAALPAPIYYPQQQQQQFFQPQQQQINVEQQSEVVEAPEPTPIDYTEGQDQQQQHQEYPQDQQFPPYPSATPAPSADSDDSDVVEARSALESSTSTTAAPAPVNEENKDEDNDKKSA